The proteins below are encoded in one region of Levilactobacillus namurensis:
- a CDS encoding response regulator transcription factor, producing MKILVVDDDKEIAQLLEIYIKNEGYEPLTAYNGKEALTKLHTTPDIALMILDVMMPEMSGIEVIKEVRKDSQIPILILSAKTGDMDKIQGLITGADDYVTKPFNPLEVMARVKSLLRRSQDQVTDDSPDILDIGTLTINKDSHEVKTITGKTVSLTALEFGILYLLASHPNRVFSADEIFERVWRQESIVSAKTVMVHVSHLRDKIEEATNGEKVIQTVWGVGYKIESH from the coding sequence ATGAAAATTTTAGTTGTCGACGACGATAAAGAAATCGCACAATTACTTGAAATCTACATTAAAAACGAAGGATACGAACCCCTGACTGCGTACAACGGGAAGGAAGCCCTGACCAAGCTCCACACCACGCCAGATATTGCGTTAATGATTCTGGACGTGATGATGCCCGAAATGAGCGGCATCGAAGTCATCAAGGAAGTTCGTAAAGACTCCCAGATTCCAATCCTGATCCTGTCGGCCAAGACGGGCGACATGGATAAGATTCAAGGGTTGATTACCGGGGCGGACGACTACGTGACGAAGCCGTTCAACCCGCTAGAAGTCATGGCGCGGGTCAAGTCCCTGTTGCGGCGGAGCCAAGACCAAGTGACCGATGATAGTCCGGACATCTTGGACATTGGCACGCTGACCATTAACAAGGACTCACACGAGGTCAAGACCATTACCGGCAAGACCGTCTCCTTGACGGCGCTGGAGTTTGGCATCTTGTATTTGCTGGCGAGTCACCCCAACCGGGTCTTCTCGGCGGACGAGATCTTCGAACGGGTCTGGCGCCAAGAGAGTATCGTGTCGGCCAAGACCGTCATGGTCCACGTGAGTCATTTGCGCGATAAGATTGAAGAAGCCACGAACGGCGAGAAGGTCATTCAGACGGTCTGGGGCGTGGGGTACAAGATTGAATCCCACTAG
- a CDS encoding matrixin family metalloprotease has translation MFNKLIKNIAIVAATVALTLTGFTGSIKAASLAKTPSWGSWKSTTITYKCDVNSKYYQSIWKQAVKNWNKQDVVELVPAKGSQKADITLTSSKSLKSQGSDLAGYTNYSYYQKSGDNEIVSAKSTLNKKLLTKYNYTKKQRANVATHEIGHALGLSHSKSESSVMYASERYATIDSQDKAALQNAYND, from the coding sequence ATGTTTAACAAGTTGATCAAAAACATCGCGATTGTCGCTGCCACGGTTGCCTTAACGTTAACGGGTTTCACCGGATCCATCAAAGCCGCTTCCTTAGCCAAGACGCCTTCTTGGGGGAGCTGGAAGTCCACGACCATCACTTACAAGTGCGACGTGAACTCCAAGTACTACCAAAGCATCTGGAAGCAAGCCGTTAAGAACTGGAACAAGCAAGACGTTGTCGAATTAGTCCCAGCCAAGGGCAGCCAAAAAGCTGACATCACCTTGACTTCTTCCAAGTCCTTGAAGTCTCAAGGTTCCGACTTAGCCGGTTACACCAACTACTCCTACTACCAAAAGAGTGGCGATAACGAAATCGTTTCCGCCAAGTCCACTTTAAACAAGAAGTTGTTGACCAAGTACAACTACACCAAGAAGCAACGCGCTAACGTTGCGACCCACGAAATTGGCCACGCCTTAGGCCTGAGCCACTCCAAGTCCGAAAGCAGCGTCATGTACGCCTCCGAACGGTACGCTACGATTGATTCCCAAGACAAGGCTGCTTTACAAAACGCCTACAACGACTAA
- a CDS encoding cell wall metabolism sensor histidine kinase WalK, with product MKLTTREKSALFMEGVVTVILLLMLNLALLVLIVQAIESNPGLRDGIFIIKRSVVLGPHHYQLWSWENLFISLMMVADAMVVWWRLIRRYRQMQLHHIIEELHYIANGHFDHRIPFRISGDVQRVVDSVNALVDSVIHSMDEERAIEKSKDELITNVSHDIRTPLTSIIGYLGLIEDQQYHSQDDLLKYTHTAFLKSKQMKSLVDDLFEYTKVRQTDTPLSLTRIDLGAMLEQLAASFELEAQKKGMAISATDDSADPLMMEADPEKLVRVFNNLVANALKYGDGGKQITLAAQRVSPGELEVRVSNDGPKIPKASLALIFERFYRVEESRSKETGGTGLGLAIAQSIVALHGGYIYVESDDTLTSFVIHLPVQHDHPLTVPQRLKTGSVPS from the coding sequence ATGAAGCTGACCACCCGGGAGAAAAGCGCCTTATTTATGGAAGGCGTGGTTACGGTGATCTTGCTCCTCATGCTGAACTTGGCCTTGTTGGTGTTGATCGTTCAGGCAATCGAGAGCAACCCCGGACTCCGCGATGGGATCTTCATCATTAAACGCTCCGTGGTGTTAGGTCCCCACCACTATCAATTGTGGAGTTGGGAGAATCTCTTCATTAGTCTGATGATGGTCGCCGACGCGATGGTGGTCTGGTGGCGCCTGATTCGCCGCTACCGGCAGATGCAACTGCACCACATCATTGAGGAACTGCATTACATTGCCAATGGTCACTTCGACCACCGGATTCCGTTCCGCATTAGTGGGGACGTGCAACGGGTCGTGGACTCGGTCAACGCTTTGGTCGACTCGGTCATCCACTCGATGGATGAAGAACGGGCCATTGAGAAGTCGAAGGATGAGCTGATCACCAACGTCAGCCACGATATCCGGACACCATTGACCTCGATCATCGGGTACCTGGGCTTGATCGAAGACCAGCAGTACCATTCACAAGATGATTTGCTCAAGTACACCCACACGGCCTTTTTGAAGTCGAAACAAATGAAGTCGTTGGTCGACGACCTCTTCGAATACACCAAGGTGCGGCAGACCGATACACCGTTGAGCCTGACCAGAATCGACCTGGGGGCCATGCTGGAACAATTGGCGGCCAGCTTCGAACTGGAAGCCCAGAAGAAGGGGATGGCCATCAGTGCCACCGACGATTCGGCCGACCCACTGATGATGGAAGCCGACCCCGAGAAGCTGGTCCGGGTCTTCAACAATCTGGTTGCCAACGCCCTGAAGTACGGGGATGGCGGGAAGCAGATTACCCTGGCGGCTCAGCGCGTGAGTCCCGGCGAGTTGGAAGTCCGGGTCTCAAACGACGGTCCCAAGATTCCTAAGGCCTCGTTGGCGTTGATCTTCGAACGGTTTTACCGGGTCGAAGAGTCGCGCTCCAAAGAGACTGGTGGGACGGGGCTAGGCTTGGCCATTGCCCAGAGTATCGTCGCGTTACACGGCGGATACATCTACGTGGAATCGGACGATACGCTGACCAGCTTCGTGATCCATCTACCCGTTCAGCACGACCATCCGTTGACCGTGCCGCAACGCTTGAAGACGGGTAGCGTGCCGAGTTAA
- a CDS encoding IMP dehydrogenase — protein sequence MSNWDTKFAKEGITFDDVLLIPAESHVLPDEVDLSVQLAPNLKLNVPFLSASMDTVTETEMAKTMAQNGGLGVIHKNMTTDKQASMVAAVKAIENDATKFPNAAVDANNHLLVAAAVGVTSDTSERAHALLDAGADAIIIDTAHGHSAGVLRKVAQIREELPDATLIAGNVATGEGTRALFEAGVDVVKVGIGPGSICTTRVVAGVGVPQLTAVYDAAAVAREFGKPIIADGGMKYSGDIVKAIAAGGNAVMFGSMFAGTDEAPGDIIEDGGKKYKSYRGMGSLAAMEKGSKDRYFQGSVNEANKLVPEGIEARVAYKGSVNDIIFQMVGGLRSGMGYTGSANIQALIDNAQFVRISNAGLRESHPHDVQITKAAPNYK from the coding sequence ATGTCTAATTGGGACACGAAGTTTGCTAAAGAAGGAATCACATTTGATGATGTACTATTAATTCCCGCAGAAAGTCACGTATTACCGGATGAAGTTGACCTAAGTGTACAATTAGCACCGAACTTGAAGTTAAACGTTCCTTTCTTAAGTGCGTCGATGGATACGGTCACGGAAACTGAGATGGCCAAGACCATGGCCCAAAACGGGGGCCTGGGGGTCATCCACAAGAACATGACCACGGATAAGCAAGCCAGCATGGTCGCTGCCGTGAAGGCAATCGAAAATGACGCGACTAAGTTCCCTAACGCCGCCGTGGACGCGAACAATCACTTGTTAGTTGCCGCTGCGGTTGGGGTAACGTCGGACACCTCCGAACGGGCCCACGCCTTATTAGACGCCGGTGCCGACGCCATCATTATCGATACGGCCCACGGCCACTCCGCTGGGGTCTTGCGGAAAGTCGCTCAGATTCGCGAAGAGTTACCAGACGCTACGTTGATTGCGGGGAACGTGGCCACTGGTGAAGGGACCCGGGCTTTGTTTGAAGCCGGAGTCGACGTGGTCAAAGTTGGGATTGGCCCAGGTTCTATCTGCACCACGCGGGTCGTAGCCGGTGTCGGGGTACCGCAATTGACGGCCGTTTACGATGCCGCTGCGGTCGCTCGTGAATTTGGTAAGCCCATCATCGCCGATGGTGGGATGAAGTACTCCGGGGACATCGTCAAGGCGATCGCCGCTGGGGGGAACGCCGTGATGTTCGGTTCCATGTTCGCCGGGACCGATGAAGCCCCTGGTGACATCATTGAAGATGGCGGTAAGAAGTACAAGTCTTACCGGGGCATGGGGAGTTTGGCTGCGATGGAAAAGGGGTCGAAGGACCGCTACTTCCAAGGCAGTGTCAACGAAGCCAACAAGTTGGTTCCTGAAGGAATCGAAGCCCGGGTAGCTTACAAGGGTAGCGTCAACGATATCATCTTCCAGATGGTTGGTGGCCTACGTTCCGGGATGGGCTACACGGGGAGTGCCAACATCCAAGCGCTGATCGATAACGCCCAATTCGTGCGGATCAGTAACGCTGGGTTGCGGGAATCCCACCCACATGACGTTCAGATCACCAAAGCAGCCCCTAACTACAAGTAA
- a CDS encoding D-alanyl-D-alanine carboxypeptidase family protein, with amino-acid sequence MKRLRKFVVGLVAALMVTTGTLGGSLTLPTVAYAATTSTTQTVNLKAEAGIAVDAKTGQILYEKNGSQALPVASMTKLLSIYLVLDAIHNGKLKWDQKITISKPIAKIAKNTNLSNVPLREGHSYTVKALYQASLIYSANGAIEALGSAVAGSPHAFVTQMRAQAKKLGMTDAKIYNACGLTNKQVGDLGYANVSGKAENAWSAEDQAKLSVALLTKYPEVLQTTKITKMWFQKGTQDATKMENWNWMLKGLSASYSKLHVDGLKTGTSDAAGANFTGTSDHGGNRIITVVLHAAHKSETDPSRFQQTQKMMSYVYNNFKTVTYQAGSQLAGAKTVTTHDAKEKTAKTALAKDLKLWIRNDQVASNATAKVQLKKNLSQKGALEAPVKQNQQIGTANVSLKGDQLGFLGNTKTVKVPLKTTQAVEKANVFVRLWRSIVALF; translated from the coding sequence ATGAAACGTTTGCGTAAATTTGTTGTCGGGCTGGTCGCAGCCCTGATGGTCACTACCGGAACCCTAGGCGGGAGTTTGACGTTGCCGACGGTAGCCTATGCGGCCACCACTAGCACCACCCAGACGGTGAATCTGAAGGCCGAGGCCGGGATTGCCGTCGACGCCAAGACGGGTCAGATCTTGTACGAAAAGAACGGGAGTCAGGCCTTGCCGGTAGCGTCCATGACCAAGTTGCTCTCCATCTACCTGGTCTTAGACGCCATCCACAACGGGAAGCTGAAGTGGGACCAAAAGATTACGATCAGCAAGCCTATCGCTAAGATCGCCAAGAATACCAACCTCTCGAACGTGCCGCTGCGTGAAGGCCACAGCTACACGGTCAAGGCTCTCTACCAGGCCTCGTTGATCTACTCCGCTAACGGGGCGATTGAGGCCTTGGGTAGCGCCGTTGCGGGGTCACCGCATGCGTTTGTGACCCAGATGCGGGCGCAGGCTAAGAAGCTGGGGATGACCGACGCGAAGATCTATAACGCGTGTGGCCTGACCAATAAGCAGGTGGGCGACCTGGGCTACGCGAACGTATCCGGAAAAGCGGAGAATGCGTGGTCCGCAGAAGACCAAGCCAAATTGTCCGTGGCCCTGCTGACCAAGTACCCCGAAGTCCTGCAGACCACTAAGATTACCAAGATGTGGTTCCAGAAGGGCACCCAAGACGCCACTAAGATGGAGAATTGGAACTGGATGCTCAAAGGCCTGTCCGCTTCCTATTCGAAGCTTCACGTGGATGGCTTGAAGACGGGGACGTCGGATGCCGCCGGGGCGAACTTTACCGGGACTTCTGACCATGGCGGCAACCGGATCATTACGGTGGTCCTACACGCCGCGCACAAGTCCGAGACCGACCCATCACGGTTCCAACAGACCCAAAAGATGATGTCGTACGTCTACAACAATTTCAAGACGGTGACTTACCAGGCAGGCAGCCAATTAGCTGGTGCTAAGACGGTCACTACGCACGACGCCAAGGAAAAAACGGCCAAGACGGCTTTGGCGAAGGACCTGAAGTTGTGGATTCGTAACGACCAGGTTGCCAGCAACGCAACGGCTAAGGTTCAACTGAAAAAGAACTTGAGCCAGAAGGGTGCGCTGGAGGCACCGGTGAAGCAGAACCAACAGATTGGGACGGCCAACGTTTCCCTGAAGGGGGATCAGTTAGGCTTCCTGGGGAACACCAAGACGGTCAAGGTGCCCTTAAAGACCACGCAAGCCGTGGAAAAGGCCAACGTCTTCGTGCGGCTTTGGCGGTCAATCGTCGCCTTATTCTAA